From the genome of Longimicrobiales bacterium:
GTGCATCCACGACGATCGCACGGGAGCGAAACGGTGTTCGGGAGCGCTGCTGCTCGAGCACCGTACCGGTGCGCTCATCGAGTTCACCGCCGGAATGGTGCTGCTCGCGACCGGTGGACTCGGCCACGCGTACCGGCACACGACAAACCCGGACATTGCCACCGGTGACGGCGTGGCGATGGCCTACCGCGCCGGCGGCATTCTCGCAAACCTGGAATTCGTCCAGTTCCACCCGACGGCGCTCTATCCCGCGAGTGAGCGGGCCTTCCTCATCTCCGAGGCCGTCCGCGGTGAAGGGGCGGTACTCCGCAGGAAGGATGGCTCCGATCTGATGGCCGGGGTCCACCCCCTCGGTTCGCTGGCGCCACGCGATGTCGTCGCGCGCACAATCGATCTGGAGCTCAAGCGCACCGGTGACGACTATGTATTGCTCGACCTCGAGTCGATTCCAACCGGTCACATCGAGCAGCGTTTCCCCGGCATCTTCACCGAGTGCGCGGAGCGTGGGCTCGACATCCGCACGGACCCAATCCCTGTCGTACCGGCCGCCCACTACAGCTGCGGCGGCGTCGTCACGGACGCGACCGGCCGCACCTCGATCGCCGGCCTGTACGCCGCCGGAGAGGTCGCATGCACTGGCGTTCACGGGGCAAATCGTCTAGCATCCAATTCTCTGCTCGAAGCAGTTGTTTACAGCCACCGTGCGGCCCAGCACGTGGAGGAAGAGCTGGACCGGGCCGGCCAGGCCGACGGACAGCCCATGGAGTCGCCCACGACGAGTACGACGCCGGCGATGACGCCGATGGACGATACCGATGTCGGATCGCTGCGGAATGGACTTCGCGATCTGATGTGGGAGCGCGCCGGTATCGTGCGCGATGCACAGGGGCTGGACGCAGCCGCCGCTGCCCTCGCGGGACTGCGCGAACAGACGCGCGGACTGATCGCGGCGCGGACGGATACGGCTGCGGTCGAGCTGCGGAATCTGGTCGAGGTGTCGGACCTGATCGTGACGTGCGCGCGGCAACGCCTCGAGAGCCGCGGTCTGCATTACAACCTGGACTTTCCGTACCGTGACAATGAGCGATTCCTGCGCGACACGGTCGTGTCACGCGGCGAGTCATAAGGAGACAGGCAGTCCTATGGAAGCAGCGGTCAGAGGAACGGCCGTTCCAGAGGTGACCGGCGAGACGAATCCGTTCGAGGCCATGATGCAGCGCTTCGACCACGCGGCGGAGCTGCTGCACCTCGACGAGGGCATTTACAGGATTCTGCGTCATCCGGAGAAGCAGATCGTGACATCGATCCCCGTCGCGATGGACAACGGCGAGGTGGAGGTGTTCACGGGGTACCGCGTGCTGTACAACACGTCGCGCGGGCCGGCGAAGGGGGGTATCCGCTTCGACATGGGCGTCACGCTGGACGAGGTGACGGCGCTGGCGGCCTGGATGACGTGGAAATGCGCCGTGGTCGACATCCCGTTCGGGGGCGCGAAGGGCGGCGTGATCTGCGAGCCGTTTCGCATGTCGACGGCCGAGCTGGAGCGGCTGACACGGCGCTACACGGCGTCGATTCTGGAGGTTCTCGGTCCGGAGTCCGACGTGCCCGCGCCGGACGTGAATACGAACGAGCAGGTGATGGCGTGGATCATGGACACGTACTCCATGCACAAGCGCCACACGGTCACAGCCGTGGTGACGGGCAAGCCGGTAACGATGGGCGGCTCCCTCGGCCGGCGTGAAGCGACCGGGCGCGGCGTGAAGATCGTCGTGAAGGAGGCGCTGCGTGAGCTCGGCATGCCGCTCAACGGAACCAAGATCGCCGTGCAGGGATTCGGTAACGTGGGGTCCGTCGCGGCGAAGCTGCTGGAGGCCGAAGGGCTGACGGTGGTGGCGATCAGCGACAAGACGGGTGGGGTGTACAACCCGAACGGGATCTATGTGTCGGAGGCGCTCGAGTGGATTCGTGAGAACCGCTTCCTCGAGGGGTTCCCGGGCGGTGAAGCGATCACGAACGAGGAATTGCTAGAGGTCGACTGCGACGTGCTGGCGCCGTGCGCGCTCGAGAACGTCATCACGCGCCGGAACGCGGGCAACATCAAGGCCCGCATCATCGCGGAAGGTGCCAACGGTCCGACCACTGCATTCGCGGACGCGATCCTGGAAGAGAAGGGCGTATTCGTCATTCCCGATATCCTTGCGAACGCGGGCGGCGTGACGGTCAGCTACTTCGAGTGGGTACAGAACCGCGAGGGCTATTACTGGCGTGAGGACACCGTGATCGAGCGACTGCGCGAGGTGATGATCCGAGCGTTCGATCAGGTGTTGCAGTACTCGAAGGCGCATAATGTGAACATGCGCACGGCCGCGTATATGCTGTCGATCGATCGTGTCGCCGCGGTGCACAAGCTGCGCGGCATCTACGCCTGATGAAGCTGTGGCTGATCACGGTCGGACGGAGCGGACGTGTGCTCGCGCCGGCGATCGAGGAGTACCAGACCCGCACGCGCCGCTACTGGCCGGTGGAAGTCATCGAGGTCAGGGAGGAGAAGGCGCGGCGCGGGCTCGCGGACGACGCGATACGCGACGCGGAGGCGGCACGCCTGCTCGACCGCGTGCCGAAGGGCGCGGAGCTCGTCGCGCTGACCGTTCGCGGGGACGCATGGTCCTCGGAGCGTCTGTCGCGCCATATTCAGCGCGGCGCATTACACGCGCTTCCCGGAATCGCGTTCGTGATCGGTGGCGCACTCGGTCTGGGCGACACTGTACTGAAGGAAGCAGACAGACGCATGCGACTGTCGACGTTCACCCTGCCGCACGACCTCGCCCGGCTGCTGCTGCTCGAGCAGCTGTACCGCGCCGGGACGATCGCGCGCGGCGAGCCGTACCACAAAGGGCGCGACGCAGAGTGAGCGGCTGCTGTACGCGGCGGGCGCCATGCCGCCCATGAGCGCCGACCGGACCGTTCTCGAACCGGGCCTCGCGGACGCCCCAGCCATCCTCATCCGACCCCTCCCCGGCGGGCAGCTCCTGCAGGACTATCTCGCCGGCCGGGATCTCTCGGCATTCTACACCGGACACCATAGTGACGCGGCCGCGTACCAACGCAAAGCGGTGGAGGTCGAGGCGCGCCTCGACCCGCATGCACGTGCCGCGGCCGGCGCGGCGATCGAGCCGCTCGGGGATGCGGCCGGTCGCCTCGAGCGGATTCTCGCGGGGGACGGCTTCTTCGTCACAACGGGACAGCAACCGGCGCTGTTCGGCGGACCACTCTATACGATCTACAAGATTCTCGGCGCCATACGTCTGGCCGATTCGCTCGAACGACGCCTGAGCCGGCCGGTGCTCGCACTGTTCTGGATCGGCAGCGACGATCACGACTGGGACGAGGCTAACCACGTTTCGGTTCTGGACGCCCAGCAGTACGTACGCCGAATCACTGTGAAGGGCGCCGCGGACGCCCCGCCGGTGCCGCTGAGCATGCGCACCTGGGGCCCCGGCGTGGAGGAGGCGGTCACTGAGCTGGCTGCGTCGCTGCCGGATACCGTGCACGCCGTCGAGGTCATGGCGCACGTGCGTGCCGCATACGTCCCGGACAGCACAGTCGCCGCGTCGTTCGCTGCGACATTGCGCTATCTGCTGCACGACCGCCGCGTCGCCATCGTCGATTCCGCGCATCCCGCGCTGCGTCGCGCCGCCGGACCCGTGCTGCGTGCCGATGCGGCGCGCGTACTCGCCGGCAGCGACCCCGTGGCGCGGCAGACGAGCCGGCTGCAGGAAGCCGGCTACGACGAGCAGGTCGCCGTGGCGGAAGGTGCGTCGAACCTGATGCTGATCGACGAGCAGGGACGCGATCGCATCATCCGTACAGCGCGCGGTTGGGCCACGCGGCGGGAGCGGAGCGGGATAGGCGAGGGAGCACTGTTCGAGATGATCGAGGCATACCCCGATCGATTCTCGCCGAATGTTCTGCTGCGGCCGGTCGTCGAGAGCGCCGTGTTCCCGACGCTTGCGTACGTGGCAGGTCCGTCCGAGCTGAGCTATTTCGCGCAGATCGGGTGCCTGTTCGAGGCGCACGGCATACTCCCACCCGTGGTGGTGCCTCGACCGAGTGTCACGCTTGTCGACGAGAAGGCGTGCAGGACGCTCGAGCGGCTGGGTATCGATGCCGACGCGCTGCGCCGGCCGTTTCGGGAGGTAGTGGCAGACGCGGTCTCCGACGCGATGCCGGCGGACGTTGCCGGGGCCCTGGACTCCCTGCGCACCGCGCTCGAGACAACGTATGACGAGCTCGCAGCAGCCGCCGGTCGGATCGATCCAACGCTCCGCGGCCCTCTGCGCAGCTCACGCAATGCCAGCCTGCTCGATGCGGCGGCCGCTGAGAAGAAGATCAGGGCTCATCTCCGGACTTCCAACCACGTCAGGATAGAGCAGCTGCGCCGGCTCGCATCGCAGATACATCCGGACGGAAAGCCTCAGGAGCGCGTGTTGGGGCCGCTCACCTGTGTGGCGGCGTACGGCCGCGGCATCATTGCAGCGATCGAGGCCGAACTCGACATGGAGCCGGCGGGGACTGCGTCGTGGCGCGGTCCCGCCTGCCAGTAGCCGGAGAATCAATGCGCAGGTGAGTGACGCGGATCGCATGGCAGCGTCCTTGCTACTGTCGCTCGGGCACCCGTACCTTGGCCACCTATGAGTCTGGTTCTGATCGTACTACTCGTCGCATTGATGATACCGCTCGTTGCGGTCATCCTCGACTCGCAGGTCGGTCGCGCCATCGCCGCGCGCATGGAAGGCGGACGCGGTCCGGAATCGCTGTCCGACCGCCGTCTCGCCGCGCTCGAAGGCGAGATCGACCGGCTCAACCGCGAAGTACAGCGGCTGGACGAGGAGAGCGAGTTCATCCACAAGCTGCTCGAAGAAAAGCGTGCGCCGGGAGCGCTGCCGCCCGGTGAGCCAAACCACTGAGCCTGCTTCGCCCGAGGGCGAAGCTGCGGAGCCGGTGCAGGCGGAGGGGGCCGGATTCTCGTCAGCCCGGCTCGTGGGCGCCGGAATTCTGCTGAGCCGCATCGCGGGCTTCGTCCGCGATATCATCTTCGCAAATTACCTCGGCAACAGCGGCTTCGCATCGGCGTTCCGTGCCGCGTTACGCATGCCGAACGTGCTCCAGAACCTGCTCGGCGAAGGGACGCTGAGCGCATCGTTCATCCCCGTTTATTCCAGGCTGCTCGAGAAGGGGGACGAGGAGGCAGCCGGGCGCCTCGCTGGTGCCATCTTCGCCCTGCTGCTGGGTGTGGCCGGAGCGCTGTCTCTGTTCGGAGTGCTGCTCGCTCCTGTTCTCGTCAGCATCTTTCTCACGGGATTCGAGGGCGAGATCCGGGATCTCACCATCGCCTGCACACGCATCATCTTCCCGATGACCGGCGTGCTCGTCTTGTCGGCATGGGCTCTGGGGATCCTGAACAGCCACCGCAAATTCTTCGTCTCGTACACGGCTCCGGTGCTGTGGAACGCCGCAATGATCACCGTCCTGCTCGTGTTCGGGACGCGGCTCGATCAGCGCGACCTGGTGGTCGCGCTCTCTTGGGGAGCACTCGTCGGCGGTGCACTCCAGTTCCTCGTCCAGCTCCCATGGGTGCTCCGGCTCCAGAAGGGGCTGCGCCCGCGGGTGGATGTAAAATCCGACGGAGTCCGAACGGTCGTGCGCAACGCTGGCCCCGCTATCATGGGGCGCGGTGTCGTGCAATTGAGCGGCTGGGTGGACATGTGGCTGGCATCATTCCTGTTTGCTGGCGCGGTGGCTGCACTCGGGTACGCACAAACGCTCTATATGTTGCCGGTCAGTCTGTTCGGGATGTCAATTGCCGCGGCCGAGCTGCCGGAGCTGTCACGAGCGGGGAGCGGTGAGGCGGAACCGCTGCGCCGGCGTGTAGCGGCCGGGCTGCGGCAGATGGCGGTATTCGTGGTTCCGTCTGTCGTCGGCTATCTGGCGCTCGGCGATATCATC
Proteins encoded in this window:
- the nadB gene encoding L-aspartate oxidase: MRSASTDVLVIGSGIAGLTFALKAAEHATVHVVTKKERAVSSTNYAQGGIAAVMAPDDSLELHVRDTLVAGAGLCHLAAVESLVREGPARVRDLIDWGVRFSARGGDLSLGREGGHSRRRILHAGDLTGREIEGALIQAVGEHPRIQLIEDLHAVDLLCIHDDRTGAKRCSGALLLEHRTGALIEFTAGMVLLATGGLGHAYRHTTNPDIATGDGVAMAYRAGGILANLEFVQFHPTALYPASERAFLISEAVRGEGAVLRRKDGSDLMAGVHPLGSLAPRDVVARTIDLELKRTGDDYVLLDLESIPTGHIEQRFPGIFTECAERGLDIRTDPIPVVPAAHYSCGGVVTDATGRTSIAGLYAAGEVACTGVHGANRLASNSLLEAVVYSHRAAQHVEEELDRAGQADGQPMESPTTSTTPAMTPMDDTDVGSLRNGLRDLMWERAGIVRDAQGLDAAAAALAGLREQTRGLIAARTDTAAVELRNLVEVSDLIVTCARQRLESRGLHYNLDFPYRDNERFLRDTVVSRGES
- a CDS encoding Glu/Leu/Phe/Val dehydrogenase, whose amino-acid sequence is MEAAVRGTAVPEVTGETNPFEAMMQRFDHAAELLHLDEGIYRILRHPEKQIVTSIPVAMDNGEVEVFTGYRVLYNTSRGPAKGGIRFDMGVTLDEVTALAAWMTWKCAVVDIPFGGAKGGVICEPFRMSTAELERLTRRYTASILEVLGPESDVPAPDVNTNEQVMAWIMDTYSMHKRHTVTAVVTGKPVTMGGSLGRREATGRGVKIVVKEALRELGMPLNGTKIAVQGFGNVGSVAAKLLEAEGLTVVAISDKTGGVYNPNGIYVSEALEWIRENRFLEGFPGGEAITNEELLEVDCDVLAPCALENVITRRNAGNIKARIIAEGANGPTTAFADAILEEKGVFVIPDILANAGGVTVSYFEWVQNREGYYWREDTVIERLREVMIRAFDQVLQYSKAHNVNMRTAAYMLSIDRVAAVHKLRGIYA
- a CDS encoding 23S rRNA (pseudouridine(1915)-N(3))-methyltransferase RlmH codes for the protein MKLWLITVGRSGRVLAPAIEEYQTRTRRYWPVEVIEVREEKARRGLADDAIRDAEAARLLDRVPKGAELVALTVRGDAWSSERLSRHIQRGALHALPGIAFVIGGALGLGDTVLKEADRRMRLSTFTLPHDLARLLLLEQLYRAGTIARGEPYHKGRDAE
- the bshC gene encoding bacillithiol biosynthesis cysteine-adding enzyme BshC, yielding MPPMSADRTVLEPGLADAPAILIRPLPGGQLLQDYLAGRDLSAFYTGHHSDAAAYQRKAVEVEARLDPHARAAAGAAIEPLGDAAGRLERILAGDGFFVTTGQQPALFGGPLYTIYKILGAIRLADSLERRLSRPVLALFWIGSDDHDWDEANHVSVLDAQQYVRRITVKGAADAPPVPLSMRTWGPGVEEAVTELAASLPDTVHAVEVMAHVRAAYVPDSTVAASFAATLRYLLHDRRVAIVDSAHPALRRAAGPVLRADAARVLAGSDPVARQTSRLQEAGYDEQVAVAEGASNLMLIDEQGRDRIIRTARGWATRRERSGIGEGALFEMIEAYPDRFSPNVLLRPVVESAVFPTLAYVAGPSELSYFAQIGCLFEAHGILPPVVVPRPSVTLVDEKACRTLERLGIDADALRRPFREVVADAVSDAMPADVAGALDSLRTALETTYDELAAAAGRIDPTLRGPLRSSRNASLLDAAAAEKKIRAHLRTSNHVRIEQLRRLASQIHPDGKPQERVLGPLTCVAAYGRGIIAAIEAELDMEPAGTASWRGPACQ
- the murJ gene encoding murein biosynthesis integral membrane protein MurJ; this translates as MSQTTEPASPEGEAAEPVQAEGAGFSSARLVGAGILLSRIAGFVRDIIFANYLGNSGFASAFRAALRMPNVLQNLLGEGTLSASFIPVYSRLLEKGDEEAAGRLAGAIFALLLGVAGALSLFGVLLAPVLVSIFLTGFEGEIRDLTIACTRIIFPMTGVLVLSAWALGILNSHRKFFVSYTAPVLWNAAMITVLLVFGTRLDQRDLVVALSWGALVGGALQFLVQLPWVLRLQKGLRPRVDVKSDGVRTVVRNAGPAIMGRGVVQLSGWVDMWLASFLFAGAVAALGYAQTLYMLPVSLFGMSIAAAELPELSRAGSGEAEPLRRRVAAGLRQMAVFVVPSVVGYLALGDIIIGAMYERGEFARDDTVLVYLILVGYSIGLLASTATRLYSSALYALGDTKTPAKIALIRVITSAVLGGTLMMLLEPITVRGVTISLGPGVTVFGNPIGVAGLAAGTGLAAWLEWTLLRRALGRRIGDASAAGVLLRLVGAALIAAAAGRGLLYALPPLPLIFSLFVVMAPFGLLYFGLASLFGVGEVRTALARFRRRKA